One Rouxiella sp. S1S-2 genomic window, GGCGCGACAGGCACCGGCAGAAAGGGTCAAAGCCGTGGTGCGTATAAAAGAGGGAACTTTACAGGTTAATCGCCAAGGCCAAGATTTGAACATTGAGACATTACCAGGGGCGCCGTTAGACAGCAGAATTGAAATAATATCCCGCGATAAAACCGACTGGAATGTGCTGCAATCAATTTTGTTGAAGATTCGTTTAACTTAGCAGGCTTACTGTATCGGCCGTAACGACGTCTAAAAACAAATTTGAATAGGTTTAGCTCTATGTTCCGCCGTAATTTACCGTTGATACTGCTGCTTAACGTGGTCGGTATTGCCCTGTTTTTATCCTTTTACCTGCCGATTAACCACGGTTTTTGGGCACCAATCGATTCGTCGATATTTTTCTATTTTAACCGGCATCTGGCCACCAGCGAGACGTTCCTGCATATCGTTGCCGTGACCAACAACCGCGCCTTTGACATCTGCTCACTGGTGGCGATGGGTCTGCTGTACCTTTCTTACTATTTAAAGGAAGACAGCCAAGGCCGCCGCAGGATGGTGATTATCGGTATCGTGATGTTACTCACCGCCGTGGTGCTTAATCAGTTAGGCCACCAGTTGCCGGTAGCGCATAAGAGTCCATCGCTGAGCTTCGAGCACGTTAATCGCGTAAGCGAATTGACGGGTATTCCGACCAAAGACTCCTCCGGTGACAGCTTCCCGGGCGATCACGGCATGATGTTGATGGTCTTCAGCGTCTTTATGCTGCGCTATCTTGGCAAACGCGCATTCGCGATTGCCGTATTGATTACCGTCATCTTCTCGATGCCGCGCCTGATGATCGGTGCGCACTGGTTTACCGATATCATGGTTGGCTCATTGTCAGTGGTATTGGTCGGCGCAAGCTGGTGGTTAATGACCCCGGCAAGTGACATGCTTGTCAATTGGCTGGATAGAAAACTGCCAAAAAAAGCCGCTAAATAAGTTTTTTTAAGAAAATACTTATTCTCGATGACATAGCTTTTTATTATGGCCTGTACAATATTTACAGATTGCCGGGCCATTCTATTTAACGAGATTGTAAATAGGCGAAAGCGGAATATTGCTCGCAGCCCGCATTCTGCTGCGCTTTTAAGCCAAATGAGCACAATACTTAGTCACCGGCTTTTACATCAATAGTTACATTGCTTTACATCATTATTTCTTATTAAAAAACAGATAAAACCTCTCGCATTCCCCTAACCATTACGGTAATCTCGACCTCGTTGCACAGAAATGTGGCATAAATGGTCTAATTCCAATTAAAAGTGTGTTGTACCACACAATTTCCTGGCTAAGCCTTTGCCCAAGCTGAAAGCAACAGATAATCTCGCTTGGTTTTTGGGCAATTTGATAACGAACTTCGGTTTCGTTAAGGACAGCAAGGGAAAACAACATACATGGTCAAGTCTCAACCGTTTCTGAGATATGTGCTGCGGGCTTTACCCGCAATTGGCGCGGCAATTTTACTCTCCGCGTGTAGTGGTACTCATTCTTCGAACACAGAAAACGCACAAACTGAGATGCATGCAGTTAAAGACAAAAATGGTCTTTTACTTCAATCCTCTCAGGATGAATTCGAAGCAATGGTTCGCAACGTCGATATTAAATCCAAGATTATGGATCAATATGCAGACTGGAAAGGCGTTCGTTATCGGTTAGGTGGTGACAGCAAGCGTGGTATCGATTGCTCAGCCTTCGTCCAGGTAAC contains:
- a CDS encoding phosphatase PAP2 family protein, producing MFRRNLPLILLLNVVGIALFLSFYLPINHGFWAPIDSSIFFYFNRHLATSETFLHIVAVTNNRAFDICSLVAMGLLYLSYYLKEDSQGRRRMVIIGIVMLLTAVVLNQLGHQLPVAHKSPSLSFEHVNRVSELTGIPTKDSSGDSFPGDHGMMLMVFSVFMLRYLGKRAFAIAVLITVIFSMPRLMIGAHWFTDIMVGSLSVVLVGASWWLMTPASDMLVNWLDRKLPKKAAK
- the mepS gene encoding bifunctional murein DD-endopeptidase/murein LD-carboxypeptidase, which codes for MVKSQPFLRYVLRALPAIGAAILLSACSGTHSSNTENAQTEMHAVKDKNGLLLQSSQDEFEAMVRNVDIKSKIMDQYADWKGVRYRLGGDSKRGIDCSAFVQVTFREQFGMDLPRSTYEQEDTGKKIQRNKLRPGDLVLFRAGSTGRHVGIYLGNDQFVHASTSNGVMISNLNEAYWTSRYREARRVLSGSHPNSSTESMATAMLQ